One Caldalkalibacillus uzonensis DNA segment encodes these proteins:
- the tyrS gene encoding tyrosine--tRNA ligase, with the protein MSAEISLTPAQQKEVDRQYEILKRGVVEIVPEEGLKQKLARSIATDTPLKVKLGVDPTAPDIHLGHTVVIQKLRQFQELGHTVQFLIGDFTGRIGDPTGRSETRKPLTEEQVKQNAQTYVKQYAKILDMSKTELHYNSKWLSALNFADVLELAAKTTVARMLERDDFEKRYKANQAISLHEFFYPLMQGYDSVALECDVELGGTDQKFNLLMGRHLQKEYGKEQQVAIMTPLLEGLDGVQKMSKSLGNYIGIDEEPNEIFGKTMSIPDELMVKYYELVTDIPLEEVKRIEAGLEDGSIHPRDAKMNLAKTLVTMYHGETAAEQAEAHFKTVFQKRDLPEDMPEKNWTGDAAVNIVDLLHALNMVPSKGEGRRMVQQGAVRIDGERVADIQAEVHVRAEMIIQVGKRKFVRIK; encoded by the coding sequence ATGTCCGCAGAAATCAGCTTAACGCCAGCACAGCAAAAAGAGGTAGATAGACAGTATGAGATTTTAAAACGGGGCGTGGTTGAGATCGTTCCGGAGGAGGGGCTAAAACAAAAACTAGCCCGTTCCATTGCCACTGACACACCTCTCAAAGTGAAGCTTGGTGTCGACCCGACAGCCCCGGATATCCATCTGGGTCATACGGTTGTCATCCAAAAATTGCGCCAGTTTCAGGAACTGGGTCATACCGTTCAGTTTTTGATCGGGGATTTTACTGGGCGTATTGGGGACCCCACAGGCAGGTCAGAAACCCGCAAGCCCCTGACCGAGGAACAAGTAAAACAAAACGCCCAGACCTATGTCAAGCAATACGCTAAGATTTTGGATATGTCCAAGACAGAGTTACATTATAACAGCAAATGGCTCTCTGCCCTCAACTTTGCCGATGTACTTGAACTGGCCGCCAAAACAACGGTGGCTCGCATGCTGGAACGGGATGATTTTGAGAAACGTTACAAGGCCAACCAAGCCATTAGTTTGCATGAATTTTTCTACCCGCTGATGCAGGGGTATGATTCAGTCGCTCTGGAATGTGACGTTGAATTGGGAGGCACAGATCAGAAATTTAACCTGCTCATGGGCCGTCACCTGCAAAAAGAATACGGCAAAGAACAGCAAGTAGCCATCATGACCCCGCTCTTGGAAGGACTGGATGGGGTACAAAAGATGAGCAAAAGCCTGGGCAACTATATCGGCATTGATGAAGAGCCTAATGAGATTTTTGGTAAAACCATGTCCATCCCTGATGAGTTGATGGTTAAGTACTATGAGCTGGTCACTGATATACCATTAGAGGAAGTGAAGCGGATAGAGGCCGGTTTAGAGGACGGGTCCATTCATCCCCGCGACGCCAAAATGAACCTGGCCAAAACACTGGTCACCATGTATCACGGAGAAACAGCGGCAGAGCAGGCGGAAGCCCACTTCAAAACGGTATTTCAAAAGCGGGACTTGCCTGAGGATATGCCGGAAAAAAACTGGACAGGAGATGCAGCGGTTAACATCGTAGATTTATTGCACGCCTTAAACATGGTGCCTTCCAAAGGAGAGGGCAGACGGATGGTACAGCAGGGCGCCGTGCGGATTGATGGAGAGAGAGTGGCTGATATCCAGGCAGAAGTCCATGTGCGGGCAGAGATGATTATCCAGGTGGGCAAGCGTAAGTTTGTGCGGATCAAATAG
- a CDS encoding penicillin-binding protein 1A, translating to MSNDQKQNKGKGQLVKQKRWVYLLKVTWLVTQVLFVLLIMGLLFAGGVAAGYFASFVHDEPIRSYEEIKSDIYNIHQTGEAYFRDNEFIGYLRTDTHRQPVNLEEVSPHLIDAILATEDNEFFEHPGINVRGLGRAVMEELTSPGQGTGGSTVTQQLVKNQLLTAERTFDRKFNELLLAMRVERMFSKEDILEAYMNVVYLGYNANGTNIEGVGAAAEGIFGVDAGDLSIAQSAYIAGMIQAPGRYTPFNRNGSKNEDNLERGLTRMNYVLQRMLETGRITQEEYEQALAFDIEASLAKPQSTMVENYPYLTFAIEEAAIEILLDLRLEQEGLERSEVDNLEQYREQARQDLFRGGYKIYTTIDKELYEAFKDVVAEAQFGPRSSNETKLVKDPETGEEKELGLLEQVGGTLIDNETGAILAMIEGRDYHESQVNFSRAGRQPGSSIKPILDYAPAFELGVLQPASVIDDVPMFARDGSRGLHLFQNFNRRFHGLVTVRKALEQSYNIPAIKAMEMARNHNSEAVLDYLHKMNLTMFEEQDLHVLPSAIGGGGWTVSVEALTAAFATFANEGKYLQPYLIERIETIDGETVYDHQPEPVEVFSPQTAFLMNDMLRDVVRSGTASRIGRRLGSLDVAGKTGTTSDTYDYWFVGYTPQISLGLWRGYERNVTLANKYSERHQDLWAQLMQTVRDIRPELVDAQARFRQPEGIVRRTVCSKSGLLPSTLCQKQGWLVTDYFNAKFVPTKTDDRVVEARIITVNDKRYLAKESTPDDLVEKGIYVLTEEIQYPSGWTRRYPIADEEIRAPAEEDPRQENGKVPAAPANVQAKRSEGRITVSWSTVNESDLAGYRVYRAGDDGEFKHIGSVLLHEEPQYHDSAGARRDYAYYVTAVDIAGQESEPSAIAVSNAQDPDQFFLPDAPSQPTGLTGQGGELSVQLSWRANPEDEQVEYYQVYYATSAQGSFKPLGRTGDTNYAHTSLGGAGDYWFQVTAVNRAGESPPSEAIRVKVTGPPQAEPEPPTEPEPPGDEPPGNGGGGNKPPEKPDPPEKPDPPKEPDNNGDDNGDQDNEASRQSVFGFLSSLFVH from the coding sequence ATGTCTAATGATCAAAAGCAAAATAAGGGCAAAGGTCAGTTGGTCAAACAAAAGAGATGGGTCTATCTCTTGAAGGTGACTTGGCTTGTCACTCAAGTGCTGTTTGTCTTGCTGATCATGGGGCTTCTGTTTGCCGGAGGTGTGGCCGCCGGCTATTTTGCCTCTTTTGTCCATGATGAACCCATCCGCAGTTATGAGGAAATCAAATCGGACATTTATAATATCCATCAGACTGGGGAAGCGTATTTTCGGGATAATGAGTTTATTGGCTACTTACGCACAGATACTCACCGCCAGCCGGTTAACTTGGAAGAAGTGTCTCCCCATTTAATTGACGCTATACTAGCCACGGAAGACAATGAATTTTTTGAACATCCAGGTATCAATGTACGTGGCTTGGGCCGGGCTGTGATGGAAGAGCTAACCTCCCCCGGCCAGGGCACCGGAGGCAGTACGGTGACACAACAGCTGGTCAAAAACCAATTACTAACAGCTGAACGTACCTTTGACCGCAAGTTTAATGAGTTGCTGTTGGCCATGCGTGTAGAAAGAATGTTTTCCAAAGAGGATATCTTAGAAGCGTATATGAATGTGGTTTACCTGGGTTATAACGCCAACGGCACCAACATAGAGGGTGTCGGCGCCGCAGCAGAAGGGATTTTCGGTGTGGATGCGGGTGATCTTTCAATTGCCCAGTCTGCCTATATCGCCGGCATGATTCAAGCCCCGGGGCGGTATACACCCTTCAATCGCAATGGCAGTAAGAACGAGGACAACTTGGAGCGCGGTTTGACACGCATGAATTATGTCCTGCAGCGCATGTTGGAGACAGGCCGTATTACGCAGGAGGAATATGAACAAGCACTGGCCTTTGATATCGAGGCCAGCTTGGCTAAGCCGCAAAGCACCATGGTGGAAAATTACCCCTATTTAACATTTGCCATCGAGGAGGCGGCTATTGAAATTCTGCTCGATTTACGGTTAGAACAAGAAGGGTTGGAGCGGAGCGAGGTCGACAATTTGGAGCAGTACCGGGAGCAGGCTCGGCAAGATCTGTTCCGGGGTGGATATAAAATTTACACGACGATTGACAAAGAGCTGTATGAAGCGTTTAAGGATGTGGTGGCTGAGGCCCAATTTGGCCCGCGCAGCAGTAACGAAACTAAACTAGTGAAGGATCCGGAAACGGGTGAAGAAAAAGAATTGGGTCTCTTAGAACAAGTGGGGGGCACCCTCATTGACAACGAAACCGGGGCCATTTTAGCCATGATTGAAGGGCGTGACTATCATGAATCACAGGTGAATTTCAGCCGCGCCGGACGGCAGCCCGGGTCATCCATTAAACCTATCTTGGATTATGCCCCCGCCTTTGAGCTGGGTGTCCTCCAACCCGCTTCAGTCATTGACGATGTGCCCATGTTTGCTCGCGACGGCAGCCGGGGCTTGCATCTGTTCCAAAACTTTAACCGCCGTTTTCATGGACTGGTAACGGTCCGAAAAGCCCTGGAGCAATCCTATAACATTCCGGCCATCAAAGCGATGGAAATGGCCCGTAACCACAATAGCGAGGCAGTACTGGACTATTTGCACAAAATGAATTTGACCATGTTTGAAGAGCAAGATTTGCATGTTTTACCTAGTGCTATCGGAGGGGGGGGCTGGACCGTCAGCGTTGAAGCGCTGACCGCGGCTTTTGCCACCTTCGCCAATGAAGGAAAATACCTCCAACCTTACTTAATTGAACGTATTGAGACAATAGACGGAGAGACGGTCTATGACCATCAGCCAGAACCTGTTGAGGTCTTTTCTCCTCAGACCGCCTTTTTGATGAATGATATGCTGCGTGATGTTGTCCGTTCCGGGACAGCCAGTCGCATTGGACGCCGTTTGGGCTCTCTGGATGTGGCGGGCAAAACGGGGACAACCAGCGACACCTATGACTATTGGTTTGTGGGGTATACCCCGCAAATTTCTCTAGGGTTATGGCGGGGCTACGAGCGAAATGTGACGCTGGCTAACAAGTATAGTGAACGTCACCAGGATTTGTGGGCCCAGCTGATGCAAACGGTGAGAGACATCCGTCCTGAATTGGTGGATGCCCAAGCCCGCTTCCGCCAGCCGGAAGGGATTGTGCGGCGGACTGTGTGTTCCAAATCTGGGTTGTTACCCTCCACTTTGTGCCAGAAACAAGGGTGGCTGGTGACAGACTATTTTAATGCAAAATTCGTGCCAACCAAAACTGATGACCGGGTAGTGGAAGCACGGATCATCACCGTCAATGATAAACGCTACCTGGCCAAAGAGAGCACCCCTGATGACCTGGTGGAAAAAGGTATTTATGTCTTAACTGAAGAGATTCAGTATCCATCCGGTTGGACTCGAAGATATCCTATAGCTGATGAAGAGATACGGGCTCCAGCAGAAGAAGATCCCCGCCAGGAAAATGGCAAAGTACCCGCAGCGCCTGCCAATGTCCAGGCTAAGCGGAGCGAAGGGAGAATCACTGTTTCCTGGAGTACAGTAAATGAATCCGACTTGGCTGGCTACCGTGTGTATCGCGCCGGAGATGATGGTGAATTTAAACATATTGGCAGCGTCCTTTTACATGAGGAACCACAATATCATGACAGTGCCGGTGCAAGACGGGATTATGCCTATTATGTCACCGCTGTGGACATCGCCGGTCAGGAGTCAGAGCCTTCAGCCATCGCTGTAAGCAATGCCCAAGATCCCGATCAGTTCTTCCTGCCGGATGCCCCATCTCAACCGACTGGTCTCACAGGCCAAGGTGGGGAACTGTCTGTACAGCTTAGCTGGCGAGCTAATCCCGAGGATGAACAGGTAGAATATTACCAGGTGTACTATGCAACCAGTGCCCAAGGTTCGTTTAAACCTCTGGGCAGAACCGGCGATACTAACTATGCCCATACCTCATTGGGAGGGGCAGGTGACTACTGGTTCCAAGTCACTGCTGTGAACCGGGCAGGTGAATCACCGCCTTCTGAGGCCATCCGTGTCAAAGTAACCGGGCCGCCACAGGCAGAGCCTGAGCCTCCTACAGAACCTGAACCACCCGGAGATGAGCCCCCAGGAAATGGCGGCGGAGGGAACAAGCCTCCTGAAAAACCTGATCCTCCGGAAAAACCAGACCCTCCAAAAGAACCGGATAATAACGGAGATGACAACGGTGATCAAGACAATGAAGCCAGCAGACAAAGTGTATTCGGCTTCTTAAGCAGCCTTTTTGTCCACTAG
- a CDS encoding 5'-methylthioadenosine/adenosylhomocysteine nucleosidase, translating to MSKLIGIMGAMTEEIELFLEAMTDVKKNVRAGITFYQGRLYGSDVVLCQSGVGKVNASVCTQILIDDYQVKYIIFTGVAGGVAPELNIGDIVISTECQQHDIDASPVGFKKGEIPFAETSVFAADPYLIKLAESYRPEDETIQVVKGKVLSGDQFIADPEQVAELYKTFNGSCVEMEGAAVAQVCHLNQIPFVIIRSLSDKADREAKVNFTEFTKVAAKRSYELVNHMLKQWQAAVSKA from the coding sequence ATGAGCAAACTGATAGGCATAATGGGAGCCATGACGGAAGAGATTGAACTTTTTTTAGAGGCCATGACTGATGTGAAGAAAAACGTACGGGCAGGGATCACCTTTTACCAGGGAAGATTGTACGGCAGTGACGTTGTGCTATGCCAATCCGGAGTGGGAAAAGTTAATGCCAGTGTCTGCACCCAAATCTTGATTGATGATTATCAGGTCAAGTACATTATCTTCACCGGTGTGGCTGGCGGGGTTGCCCCGGAGCTAAACATTGGAGATATTGTCATTTCAACGGAATGCCAGCAGCATGATATTGATGCTTCTCCCGTCGGGTTTAAGAAGGGTGAGATTCCCTTCGCCGAAACATCTGTTTTTGCAGCGGATCCTTATTTGATTAAACTGGCCGAAAGTTACCGTCCAGAAGATGAGACTATTCAAGTTGTGAAAGGTAAAGTATTGTCAGGTGATCAGTTTATTGCTGATCCCGAACAGGTGGCTGAGTTGTACAAGACTTTTAACGGCAGTTGTGTAGAAATGGAAGGGGCAGCTGTCGCTCAAGTGTGTCACCTTAACCAGATTCCGTTTGTTATTATCCGCTCGTTGTCAGATAAAGCCGACCGGGAAGCGAAGGTCAATTTTACTGAGTTTACAAAGGTGGCAGCCAAACGCTCCTATGAACTGGTCAACCATATGCTTAAACAATGGCAGGCTGCCGTATCCAAAGCATAA
- the ccpA gene encoding catabolite control protein A, giving the protein MKNVTIYDVAREAGVSMATVSRVVNGNPNVKPVTRKKVLETIKRLGYRPNAVARGLASKRTTTVGVIIPDISSLFYAELARGIEDIATMYNYNIILCNSDQRPQKEIHLINTLLEKQVDGLLFMGNQITEEHIELFTTSTVPIVLASTKDEKEEMPSVVIDYEQAAYDAVKLLLDKGHTRIGFISGPVEDKFSGQERLTGYRKALEEAGLPVDETLIRYGDYRYDSGLKAAEELIGLAEPATAIVAMSDEMAIGAIHACQDHGLKIPGDVEVIGFDNTRLTSMVRPRLTSVVQPMYDIGAVAMRLLTKYMNKEHIDHHLVVLPHRIEERESTKKNRTENK; this is encoded by the coding sequence GTGAAAAACGTAACCATTTATGATGTAGCCCGAGAAGCAGGGGTATCCATGGCTACTGTTTCCCGTGTCGTTAACGGCAACCCGAACGTCAAACCAGTCACACGCAAGAAAGTATTGGAAACCATAAAACGTTTGGGTTACCGTCCCAATGCAGTGGCCAGGGGGCTGGCCAGCAAACGGACCACTACGGTTGGGGTGATCATCCCCGATATTTCCAGCCTGTTTTATGCTGAGTTGGCCCGGGGGATCGAAGATATTGCCACTATGTATAATTACAATATCATCTTGTGCAATTCGGATCAGCGTCCACAGAAAGAAATTCATCTCATTAACACCCTGCTTGAGAAACAGGTTGACGGCCTGTTATTTATGGGCAATCAGATAACCGAAGAGCATATTGAATTGTTTACCACTTCTACGGTGCCTATTGTGTTGGCTTCTACTAAAGACGAAAAAGAAGAGATGCCCTCTGTGGTGATCGATTATGAACAAGCTGCCTACGATGCGGTCAAGCTTTTGCTTGACAAAGGTCATACGCGTATCGGTTTCATCTCCGGTCCTGTTGAAGATAAATTTAGTGGACAAGAACGACTGACCGGTTACCGTAAGGCCTTGGAAGAAGCAGGACTGCCAGTCGATGAGACTTTGATCCGCTACGGTGATTATCGTTATGACTCCGGGTTGAAGGCAGCTGAAGAGTTGATCGGCCTGGCTGAGCCGGCAACAGCGATTGTCGCCATGAGTGATGAAATGGCCATAGGTGCCATTCATGCCTGCCAGGACCACGGCCTGAAAATTCCAGGTGATGTAGAAGTCATCGGTTTTGATAACACCCGCTTAACTTCCATGGTGCGTCCCCGTCTGACCAGTGTGGTTCAGCCCATGTATGATATCGGAGCGGTGGCCATGCGCCTTCTGACGAAGTATATGAATAAAGAGCACATTGATCATCATCTGGTTGTCTTACCTCATCGCATTGAGGAAAGAGAGTCAACCAAAAAAAATAGGACAGAAAATAAGTGA
- a CDS encoding bifunctional 3-deoxy-7-phosphoheptulonate synthase/chorismate mutase — MSEKGLDQLEQLRKRLDEINLQILELLSERGRIAQEIGKVKLKSGINRFDPVRERKMLDILAEKNQGPFETSTIQHIFKEIFKASLELQEDDNRKALLVSRKKQKEDTVVDIKGVKIGGSEPVLIAGPCSVESYEQVKAVALNHKRQGLKLLRGGAFKPRTSPYDFQGLGIEGLKILRQIADEFDLAVISEIVSPHDIELAIEYIDVIQIGARNMQNFELLKAAGSVNHPVLLKRGMSATIQEFMFAAEYIVSKGNKQVMLCERGIRTYEKATRNTLDISAIPILKQETHLPVLADVTHATGRLDLLLPTAKAALAAGADGVMVEVHPDPAVALSDANQQMDLGQFNDFLSELQASGLLKAKARV; from the coding sequence ATGAGTGAGAAAGGCCTAGATCAGTTAGAACAGTTAAGAAAACGCTTAGACGAGATCAACTTGCAAATCTTGGAGCTCTTAAGCGAACGGGGGCGTATTGCCCAGGAAATCGGTAAGGTTAAGCTGAAGTCAGGCATTAACCGTTTTGACCCGGTGCGTGAACGAAAAATGTTGGACATCTTGGCTGAGAAGAACCAGGGACCGTTTGAGACCTCCACGATACAGCATATTTTTAAAGAGATTTTCAAAGCGTCCTTGGAGTTGCAGGAAGATGACAACCGCAAGGCACTCTTGGTCAGCCGTAAAAAGCAAAAAGAAGATACAGTCGTGGATATCAAGGGGGTAAAAATTGGGGGCAGTGAACCTGTTCTTATTGCCGGTCCGTGTTCAGTTGAAAGTTATGAGCAGGTTAAAGCGGTTGCCCTTAACCATAAACGTCAAGGACTGAAACTGTTAAGAGGCGGGGCATTTAAACCCAGAACGTCTCCCTATGACTTCCAGGGCTTGGGGATTGAAGGTTTGAAAATTTTGAGACAAATCGCTGATGAATTTGACTTGGCGGTTATCAGTGAAATTGTGTCTCCTCATGATATCGAACTGGCCATAGAATACATTGACGTAATTCAAATCGGGGCCCGTAACATGCAAAACTTTGAGCTGTTGAAAGCGGCTGGTTCGGTCAATCATCCAGTACTACTAAAAAGGGGAATGTCGGCCACGATCCAGGAATTTATGTTTGCTGCGGAATACATTGTTTCCAAGGGGAATAAGCAGGTTATGTTGTGTGAGCGGGGCATCCGTACCTATGAAAAGGCCACACGCAACACCCTGGATATCTCGGCCATTCCCATTTTAAAACAGGAAACACATTTGCCGGTTCTGGCCGATGTCACTCATGCTACTGGCCGTCTGGATTTGTTGCTGCCTACGGCAAAAGCGGCTTTAGCCGCTGGTGCTGATGGGGTCATGGTAGAGGTGCATCCCGACCCTGCGGTGGCTCTGTCTGATGCGAACCAGCAAATGGATTTGGGACAATTTAATGACTTTTTATCTGAACTGCAAGCCTCCGGCTTGTTGAAGGCTAAAGCGAGGGTCTGA
- a CDS encoding YtxH domain-containing protein translates to MADQNNMNGKDFVIGAIVGGIIGASVALLLAPKSGRELREDLSDGYQTASKKTLELARQVSDYAETFAEKMKDVASQMKHEIQTFKEQAQQAAADRAQNVHQVVDYVKDEAAAATDKAKEQANQILEQVNAKVDEVRKEVEEVKKNVEQRVERETDK, encoded by the coding sequence ATGGCAGATCAAAATAATATGAATGGCAAAGATTTTGTCATTGGGGCTATCGTTGGAGGGATTATAGGTGCCTCCGTAGCTTTGCTCCTGGCGCCTAAATCTGGCCGTGAATTAAGGGAGGACTTATCGGACGGCTATCAAACAGCATCCAAGAAAACACTGGAGTTGGCCCGGCAAGTGAGTGACTATGCTGAAACGTTTGCTGAAAAAATGAAAGATGTAGCCAGCCAAATGAAGCATGAGATACAAACGTTCAAAGAGCAAGCCCAGCAGGCTGCAGCCGACCGTGCACAGAACGTTCACCAAGTGGTTGATTACGTTAAGGATGAGGCAGCAGCTGCAACGGACAAAGCCAAGGAACAGGCCAATCAAATCTTGGAGCAGGTTAATGCCAAAGTGGATGAAGTGAGGAAGGAAGTAGAAGAAGTGAAAAAGAATGTAGAGCAACGCGTGGAAAGAGAAACGGATAAGTAA
- a CDS encoding DUF948 domain-containing protein yields MGIIEISVALISVAFVVLVIYFVKTLVTVQRSLQQLNDNMTSMQSRVDELSRETTDLIRQTNRLTEDIYNKSQSLDQLFKSAEEIGQATRQVTSSLRQISATIMDSVTRSVQHTTVKNQSKLDEIMKVVSLSMELWHKWQAYRTQKEHDHNSEGGIKYGRSK; encoded by the coding sequence ATGGGCATCATTGAAATTAGCGTGGCACTCATCTCTGTTGCTTTTGTTGTCTTAGTGATTTATTTTGTCAAAACCTTGGTTACCGTTCAGCGGTCACTTCAACAATTAAATGACAATATGACCAGTATGCAAAGCCGTGTGGATGAACTGAGCAGGGAAACGACTGATTTAATCCGCCAGACTAACCGGCTGACAGAAGATATTTACAACAAATCACAATCACTGGATCAGCTGTTTAAGTCAGCGGAAGAGATTGGCCAAGCCACCAGGCAGGTAACCAGTTCCTTAAGACAAATCTCGGCCACCATTATGGACAGTGTTACCCGCAGTGTCCAGCACACTACTGTGAAGAACCAAAGCAAATTGGATGAGATTATGAAGGTTGTCAGCTTATCCATGGAGCTTTGGCATAAATGGCAAGCTTACCGCACTCAAAAAGAACATGATCACAATTCAGAAGGAGGAATAAAGTATGGCAGATCAAAATAA
- a CDS encoding VanZ family protein, whose product MNSWQIVKHWRWIPAIAWMGLIFYLSSRTGEEIQSMFPMFDRLDWGHFVAYFILGLAYWFALQGYALNEWKRKGWAVLLSFCYGVSDEIHQAFVPGRHPDPLDVVNDVLGATLAMLMVYGWRKWRKNKFMFL is encoded by the coding sequence GTGAACAGCTGGCAGATCGTCAAGCATTGGCGCTGGATTCCAGCGATAGCCTGGATGGGCCTTATTTTCTATTTATCTTCCCGTACAGGGGAGGAAATTCAATCTATGTTCCCCATGTTTGACCGTCTGGATTGGGGACATTTTGTGGCCTATTTCATTTTAGGCTTGGCCTATTGGTTTGCTTTACAAGGCTATGCCTTGAACGAATGGAAACGAAAAGGCTGGGCGGTACTGCTCTCGTTTTGCTATGGAGTCAGTGATGAAATCCATCAAGCATTTGTTCCTGGTAGGCATCCCGATCCGCTTGATGTTGTCAACGATGTGCTAGGCGCCACTTTGGCCATGCTCATGGTTTATGGGTGGCGAAAATGGAGAAAAAATAAGTTTATGTTTTTGTGA
- a CDS encoding aminopeptidase, which translates to MKDPRIETLAKNLIHYSVRLQKGEKILIENIGVEPYLLHALIKEVYTVGGYPFVTLKEPSVNRALLMGAEPEQLDLMAKWEADRMREMDAYIGIRSGDNISELADVPAEKMQAYAKHVAHPVHSKIRVPHTKWVILRWPRPAMAQLANMSTEAFEDFYFQVCNLDYAKMSKAMDALVELMNRTDQVRITGPGTDLTFSIKDIPAIKCAGEFNIPDGEVFTAPVRDSVNGTLRFNTPSPYQGFVFENVELEFKDGKIIKATANDTDRLNQILDTDEGARYIGEFAIGVNPYILHPMKDILFDEKICGSFHFTPGQCYNEASNGNHSSVHWDMVCIQREDYGGGEMYFDGVLVRKDGRFVLDELQDLNPEALK; encoded by the coding sequence ATGAAAGACCCACGCATCGAAACTCTGGCCAAAAATCTGATTCATTACTCAGTCCGCCTGCAAAAGGGAGAAAAAATCCTGATTGAAAACATCGGAGTGGAGCCATATTTGCTACACGCCCTGATTAAAGAGGTTTATACCGTAGGAGGCTATCCCTTTGTCACGCTCAAGGAACCCAGTGTAAACCGGGCCCTTCTCATGGGTGCAGAGCCGGAACAACTGGATTTGATGGCCAAATGGGAAGCGGATCGCATGAGAGAGATGGATGCTTACATTGGGATCCGTTCCGGTGATAATATTAGTGAACTGGCCGATGTACCTGCTGAAAAAATGCAAGCCTATGCCAAACATGTAGCCCATCCTGTACATAGCAAGATTCGGGTGCCGCACACCAAATGGGTGATTTTGCGCTGGCCCCGCCCCGCCATGGCGCAATTGGCCAACATGAGCACTGAGGCGTTCGAAGACTTTTATTTCCAAGTATGCAACCTGGATTATGCCAAAATGTCCAAAGCGATGGATGCCCTGGTGGAGCTGATGAACCGCACAGACCAGGTGCGCATCACAGGCCCCGGTACAGATTTAACCTTCTCCATCAAGGATATCCCGGCCATTAAATGCGCCGGGGAGTTTAATATTCCTGACGGGGAGGTGTTTACCGCTCCCGTTCGTGACTCTGTGAACGGTACGCTGCGCTTTAACACCCCTTCTCCTTATCAAGGCTTTGTGTTTGAAAATGTGGAGTTGGAATTTAAAGACGGCAAAATTATTAAAGCCACTGCTAACGATACCGACAGGCTGAACCAAATTTTAGATACGGATGAAGGAGCCCGCTATATCGGCGAGTTTGCCATCGGCGTCAACCCGTATATTCTGCATCCTATGAAAGATATTTTATTTGATGAAAAAATTTGCGGCAGCTTCCATTTTACTCCCGGTCAATGCTACAATGAAGCTTCTAATGGCAACCACTCTTCCGTGCACTGGGACATGGTGTGTATCCAGCGGGAAGATTACGGCGGCGGAGAAATGTATTTTGACGGGGTGCTGGTCCGCAAAGACGGACGGTTTGTACTTGACGAACTGCAGGACCTTAATCCGGAAGCGCTGAAATAA
- a CDS encoding MBL fold metallo-hydrolase, with protein MTAKRPVGLGHGIYLIDGYDLGFSGRTGTYVFAEEALTIIETGPSPSVQHILEGLNALGLDPANIKFIIVTHIHLDHAGGAGLLLEKCPHAQVVVHPRGARHLVDPSRLIAGAKAIYQDQFDRLFDPIVPVPEDRLLVKNDGDTLVIGSKRTLQFLDTPGHARHHFSIYDPVSNGIFSGDTFGIRYPQMEEAGGQLYLPSTSPNHFDPAAMRHSIERMCSLGIERIYFGHFGMTTAVDEARQQVLHWLDVFVEEGKKAYTNGQEPQALAQILLEQLLDHYKTIDIRQHTELYEILKLDMMVCSLGIFDYLSKQHQD; from the coding sequence ATGACAGCGAAACGACCCGTTGGCTTGGGACACGGTATATATTTGATTGACGGCTATGACCTGGGTTTTTCCGGCCGCACTGGCACATATGTGTTCGCTGAGGAAGCGTTAACCATCATTGAAACAGGCCCGAGCCCATCCGTTCAGCATATTTTAGAGGGGCTGAATGCCCTTGGACTGGATCCGGCGAACATTAAATTTATCATTGTCACCCACATTCACCTGGATCATGCAGGGGGCGCCGGTCTGTTGCTGGAAAAGTGCCCCCACGCGCAAGTGGTGGTTCACCCGCGGGGCGCCCGCCATCTCGTTGATCCATCCCGGTTGATTGCCGGGGCAAAGGCGATTTATCAAGATCAGTTTGACCGTCTGTTTGACCCTATTGTCCCCGTACCGGAAGACCGCCTGCTTGTCAAAAATGACGGTGATACACTTGTAATCGGCTCCAAGCGGACACTACAGTTCCTGGATACTCCAGGCCATGCCAGACATCATTTTAGTATTTACGATCCTGTCAGCAACGGCATCTTTTCCGGAGACACGTTTGGCATCCGCTATCCTCAAATGGAGGAAGCCGGGGGACAGTTGTACTTGCCTTCCACCTCTCCCAATCATTTTGATCCGGCGGCCATGCGCCACTCTATTGAACGCATGTGCAGCTTAGGCATTGAACGGATTTATTTTGGCCATTTTGGCATGACCACCGCTGTCGATGAAGCCCGCCAGCAAGTCTTGCATTGGCTGGATGTATTCGTGGAGGAAGGAAAAAAGGCCTATACCAATGGACAGGAACCCCAGGCCCTGGCGCAAATTTTGCTTGAACAGCTCCTCGACCATTATAAAACGATTGACATTCGCCAGCACACCGAGCTGTATGAAATTTTAAAACTGGATATGATGGTCTGTTCCCTGGGAATTTTTGATTATCTGTCCAAGCAGCATCAGGATTAG